One stretch of Miscanthus floridulus cultivar M001 chromosome 18, ASM1932011v1, whole genome shotgun sequence DNA includes these proteins:
- the LOC136520837 gene encoding magnesium protoporphyrin IX methyltransferase, chloroplastic-like gives MARAGVSTAPLSRLHSLPPRPSLLHNPQSSHVLLRPQQSKAPATTAAALPTAADLPELSLPAAAAAAAALAAAVSLSDPERRRRAQAEAAGGGDKEAVRAYFNSTGFERWRKIYGSATEGVNRVQLDIREGHAQTVAAALSMLRDSPLELAGATVCDAGCGTGSLAIPLAAEGAAVLASDISAAMVSEAQRQAALAQATAPGSTFRMPRFEVRDLESLEGRYDVVVCLDVLIHYPREEARAMIRHLASLADKRLLISFAPRTLYFDFLKRVGELFPGPSKATRAYLHAEADIEDALRQAGWRVANRGFISTQFYFAKLFEAVPVASSS, from the coding sequence ATGGCGCGCGCCGGCGTCTCCACCGCGCCGCTCTCCCGCCTCCACTCTCTTCCACCACGGCCTTCCCTCCTCCACAACCCGCAGTCCTCCCACGTCCTCCTCCGCCCCCAGCAGAGCAAGGcgcccgccaccaccgccgcagcGCTGCCGACGGCCGCGGACCTCCCGGAGCTGTCCCTCCCGGCCGcggccgctgcggcggcggcgcttgCGGCGGCGGTGTCTCTTTCCGACCCCGAGCGCCGTCGGCGCGCGCAGGCcgaggcggcgggcggcggggaCAAGGAGGCCGTGCGCGCCTACTTCAACTCGACGGGGTTCGAGCGGTGGCGCAAGATCTACGGGTCGGCGACGGAGGGCGTGAACCGCGTGCAGCTGGACATCCGTGAGGGCCACGCgcagacggtggcggcggcgctttCCATGCTCCGGGACTCCCCGCTGGAGCTGGCGGGCGCGACGGTGTGCGACGCCGGGTGCGGGACGGGGTCGCTGGCCATCCCGCTCGCGGCCGAGGGCGCCGCCGTCCTGGCCTCCGACATCTCGGCGGCCATGGTGTCGGAGGCGCAGCGGCAGGCGGCGCTGGCGCAGGCGACGGCGCCGGGGTCGACGTTCCGGATGCCGCGGTTCGAGGTCCGCGACCTGGAGAGCCTGGAGGGGCGGTACGACGTGGTGGTGTGCCTGGACGTGCTCATCCACTACCCGCGGGAGGAGGCGCGCGCCATGATCCGCCACCTCGCGTCGCTGGCGGACAAGCGCCTGCTCATCAGCTTCGCGCCCAGGACGCTCTACTTCGACTTCCTCAAGCGCGTCGGCGAGCTGTTCCCGGGCCCGTCCAAGGCCACGCGCGCCTACCTGCACGCCGAGGCCGACATCGAGGACGCGCTCCGCCAGGCCGGATGGCGCGTCGCCAACCGCGGCTTCATCTCCACGCAGTTCTACTTCGCCAAGCTCTTCGAAGCCGTGCCCGTCGCCTCGTCGTCGTAG
- the LOC136523355 gene encoding uncharacterized protein: protein MDVGRSSGRRDKGGKGSGGSRLGTKTTFSPTPPAPPASPPALALPSSSPPQASAWLNVSKDPVRGNDKKFDTFWKKISKEFNRKGNGKRRREINQLKVHWSRLKSSITDFNDAWTKILKEEPKWCAQFEEKEKDKTEIVDVLEEQSRPIGREAAKTERSGKRKKDNVMEGIVILGNNIEKFIKVQQDRKVKCEKVTEAQIQISNANLKVAKEQKEARMFEVYNSLLNQDTSHMSQDQKANREKALCKLEEKLFAD, encoded by the exons ATGGATGTTGGCCGTAGCTCCGGGCGGCGAGACAAAGGAGGGAAAGGGAGCGGAGGCAGCCGCCTTGGAACGAAGACGACGTTCTCTCCTACGCCGCCAGCCCCTCCGGCTTCTCCGCCGGCCCTTGCTTTGCCGTCTTCGTCCCCACCGCAA GCCAGTGCTTGGTTGAATGTTTCAAAAGACCCAGTTAGGGGTAATGACAAGAAATTTGATACATTTTGGAAGAAAATCTCTAAGGAGTTTAACAGGAAAGGGAATGGGAAGCGTAGAAGGGAAATAAACCAATTGAAGGTTCACTGGTCACGCCTGAAGTCATCGATCACTGATTTCAATGACGCTTGGACTAAG ATATTAAAAGAGGAGCCCAAATGGTGTGCACAGTTTGAGGAAAAAGAGAAAGACAAGACTGAGATAGTTGATGTTCTAGAAGAACAGTCACGTCCCATTGGTAGAGAAGCAGCAAAGACTGAGCGTAGTGGAAAGCGCAAGAAGGATAATGTTATGGAAGGAATTGTCATCCTTGGGAACAATATTGAGAAATTTATCAAGGTGCAGCAAGATCGGAAGGTGAAGTGCGAAAAGGTTACGGAAGCACAAATTCAGATATCAAACGCAAATTTGAAGGTAGCAAAGGAGCAAAAGGAAGCAAGGATGTTTGAGGTCTACAATTCCTTGCTCAATCAAGATACAAGTCACATGTCTCAAGATCAAAAGGCTAACCGAGAGAAGGCATTATGTAAGCTTGAGGAAAAGTTATTTGCTGACTAA
- the LOC136522816 gene encoding probable lysophospholipase BODYGUARD 3, which produces MHIATCVWQEKADGGMGGAAAAAAVGGGGKGVGAGEWGAARARVVAALGVAGCALNCAVSFVVFSALDVLDVVLCLVYKLVDYAAEAEWKSCYCAAAGSAGPRGVQVAAAAAPAAVAGPKVVRLSSESSSAKLQLEDVSDTLYVRPSLLADATRTGSSNGVHAAPALTVSPAIAELIRGKMDRPPRPPRQAPCWSDCDCKVCHAWSVSPASSSHLYVHVQAPPPTLPPVETEDVVFIHGFISSSVFWTETVFPAFSPAARSRYRMFAVDLLGFGRSPKPAESLYTLREHVEMIERSVLRRYRLGSFHVVAHSLGSVLALALAVKHPAAVKSLTLLAPPYFPVPESVSAAGAGAAAQYVMRRVAPRRVWPPIAFGGSMACWYEHVSRTICLTICRQHRVWDRLFRIFTRNRVRTFLIEAFMCHTHNAAWHTLHNIICGSAARMDAYLDVVAHQLSCKVTLFHGRDDELLPVDCTLAAGARVPRARVTVYDRKDHITIVVGQEKLFAAELEAIWRAD; this is translated from the exons ATGCACATTGCGACCTGCGTGTGGCAAGAGAAGGCGGACGGCGGCATGgggggagctgctgctgctgctgctgtgggagGCGGTGGGAAAGGCGTCGGCGCCGGCGAGTGGGGCGCGGCGCGCGCGAGGGTGGTGGCGGCGCTGGGCGTGGCCGGGTGCGCGCTCAACTGCGCGGTGAGCTTCGTGGTGTTCTCGGCGCTGGACGTGCTGGACGTGGTGCTGTGCCTGGTGTACAAGCTGGTGGACTACGCGGCGGAGGCGGAGTGGAAGTCCTGCTACTGCGCGGCCGCGGGGTCGGCGGGCCCGCGGGGGGTGcaggtggccgccgccgccgcgccggcggCCGTGGCCGGGCCAAAGGTGGTGCGTCTGTCGTCGGAGTCGTCATCCGCCAAGCTGCAGCTGGAGGACGTGTCGGACACGCTGTACGTGCGGCCGTCGCTGCTGGCCGACGCCACCCGGACCGGCTCCAGCAACGGCGTCCACGCGGCGCCCGCGCTCACCGTCAGCCCCGCCATCGCGGAGCTGATCCGCGGCAAGATGGACCGTCCCCCGCGCCCGCCGCGGCAGGCGCCGTGCTGGTCCGACTGCGACTGCAAGGTGTGCCACGCCTGGAGCGTCTCCCCGGCGTCGTCGTCCCACCTCTACGTCCACGTCCAGGCTCCACCGCCGACGCTACCACCGGTGGAGACAGAGGACGTGGTGTTCATCCACGGCTTCATCTCGTCGTCCGTGTTCTGGACGGAGACGGTGTTCCCGGCGTTCAGCCCCGCGGCGCGGTCCCGGTACCGGATGTTCGCGGTGGACCTGCTGGGGTTCGGGCGCAGCCCCAAGCCGGCGGAGTCGCTGTACACGCTGCGCGAGCACGTGGAGATGATCGAGCGCTCCGTGCTCCGGCGCTACCGCCTCGGCTCCTTCCACGTGGTGGCGCACTCCCTCGGCTCcgtcctcgccctcgccctcgccgtcAAGCACCCCGCCGCCGTCAAGTCGCTCACCCTCCTCGCGCCG CCCTACTTCCCGGTGCCGGAGTCGGTGTCGGCGGCGGGCGCCGGAGCGGCGGCGCAGTACGTGATGCGCCGCGTGGCGCCGCGGCGGGTGTGGCCGCCGATCGCGTTCGGGGGCTCGATGGCGTGCTGGTACGAGCACGTGAGCCGCACCATCTGCCTCACCATCTGCCGCCAGCACCGCGTCTGGGACCGCCTCTTCAGGATCTTCACCAGGAACAG GGTGCGGACGTTCCTGATCGAGGCGTTCATGTGCCACACGCACAACGCGGCGTGGCACACGCTGCACAACATCATCTGCGGCAGCGCGGCGCGGATGGACGCGTACCTGGACGTGGTGGCGCACCAGCTCTCGTGCAAGGTGACCCTCTTCCACGGCCGCGACGACGAGCTGCTCCCCGTCGACTGCACGCTGGCCGCGGGGGCCAGGGTGCCCCGCGCGCGCGTCACCGTCTACGACCGCAAGGACCACATCACCATCGTCGTCGGCCAGGAGAAGCTCTTCGCCGCCGAGCTCGAGGCCATCTGGAGGGCCGACTAG